DNA sequence from the Candidatus Binataceae bacterium genome:
GACCCTGTTCGTCGTATCATTTTTCCTCGATGGATATATCCGCCCGCGTATCGCGGCGAGGATGAATAGCAGCCTGAAGGGCTACCATCTGACGCTCGGCCATGCGCATATCCAACTTCTCAATCTTAGGCTCACCCTGAGCAACATGGTGATCACCCAGGATGCGTACCCGACCCCACCGGTGGCCGATTTTCCGCGGATCGTATTCCGAATCCATTGGCGCGAATTACTAACGAGGCACGTCGTCGCCAACGTCGGGATATGGAATCCGAATATCCACGTCCTGCATGCGCAAGCCGCGGCCGAGGTCCATAACAAGACTCCTCTGAAACAACAAGGGTGGCAGGACGCGCTGCAGAATGCCTATCCATTCAAGATCAACCGCCTGGTTATTCATGACGGCGACGTGACGTACCGGGATAGTCCCAAGGACAAGCCACTCCATCTGGCCCACATCAATTTCGTTACTGACAATATCCGCAATATCGAGGCCCCCAACGATACGTATCCATCCACCTTTTCGGGCAAGATGCAGGTCTTCGATCGGGGCGAACTGAACCTCGATGGCAAATTGAACTATTTGATGAAGCCGTTTCCCGGAATGCGCGCGCAATACGATGTCAGCGACGTTCCATTGCGCGCGCTCAAACCGGCTACCGAACGAATCAACCTGGTGCTGAACGGTGGCGAGTTCTCGAGCCGCGGCTCGGTCGAATACTCGCCCTTCGTTACTAACGTCGATACGAAGCTTGCCGCGATCGACCGCGCCAACATCACCTATGTACACAAGCGTGCGACCGAACGGGCGGAAGAGAATCGCGTGACCACCGCGGGCAATGCAGTCGAAAAAGAGAATAATCGACGCGCGGTGAATATCAAGCTGGACGAAGTGGCTATTCGCCAGAGCCATCTCGTCTTCGATAATGAAGCGGCATCGCCGGCATACTCGCTCTATCTCGATAATACCAATCTGACTATTACCAACCTGAACAATCACGCGAACCAGGGTCTGTCCCACGTGAATCTCACGGGCAGCTTCATGGGTAACGGAGCGACGCGAATCGATGGCACTTTAGTCGCCGCGGGAGGCGGTCCCGAATTCAATACTAACCTGCAGGTTCTGAACGCCGACCTGACTAGCCTCAATCCTGTCCTGCAGGCGACGAACAGGGTTGATGTAGCCAGCGGTCATCTTACCGTCTATGCACAACTCGGCGTCAAGAACGATCAAATGACCGGCTACGTTAAACCAATGTTCTCCGACGTCAAGGTCTACGACTACCAGAAAGACAAAGGCAGACCTGTTTTGCAGCAGGCCAAGGAAATGGCAATCGGCGCCGCGGCCCACATTCTAAAGAACCATTCGACTGAGAAAGTCGCGACGCGAGTAGACCTGACTGGCACGCTCAAAAATCCCAACACGGACGACTGGCAGGCATTCGTCGAAGTACTGAAAAACGCCTTCATCCAGGCAATCCTGCCCGGCTTCGACCGGGAAGTTAGCGCTAGCGGAGGCAAAGCTCCCGCCGCGAGTCCCAACCGCTAATATTGGCGCAACCCCTCAGAGGACTTTCCTTTCAAAATCGCCTCGAAGGAGATTTGAAAGGAAGGCCTCAAAACAACCGACTCGGATCGTAAAGTACCGCGAAGGCTGATGTCGAAAAAGGAACGGCCTCGCGCGCATCGCGTGCGAGGCCGTTCGATGTGGTGTCGTCGTTGCCGGCTATGCAGTCGGCGCGGACTGCGGGCCGCGGATGAGGCGGCCGGGCATCGCGCCCGTGGCTTTACCATTCTCCCAGGTCACTTCGCCCGTTTGCACCGTGTACTTGTAGCCGTCGACTTCCTGCACGAGGCGCTTTCCGCCTGCGGGCAGATCGAAAATCATCTTCGGCGGATGCAGCGTCAGGTTGTCGAAGTCGATCACATTCACGTCAGCCTTCATGCCGGGCGTGAGCGCGCCGCGATCGCGCAGGCCGTAGAACTTCGCCGTGTCGGTGGTCTGCCGCTTCACCGCGAACTCGACCGGCAGCCGCTCGCCGCGACTCCGATCGCGCGCCCAGTGCGTGAGCATGTAGGTCGGCATGCTCGCATCGCAGATCGCTCCGCAATGCGCGCCGCCGTCGCTGAGGCCGAGCGCAGTCACCGGATCGAGCAACATCTCGCGCAGCGCGTCGAAGTTGTATTCCGAGTAGTTCGCGAACGGCATGTAGAGCAGCTCGCGGCCGTCGCGCTCGAGCATCATGTCGTAGCACAGGTCGGCGGCCGACTTGCCCATCCGCTCCGCGCGTGCACCGATACTGTCTTCGCGAGCCGGCTCGTAGTTCGGCGGATCGCCGAGTGCGAAGTACTTGAACCAGTTGGTCATGAAGTAGATCGCCATGCGATCGCCGGAACCCGGCGCTTCGCTCAGGATACGCGCCTTGATCGCCGGGTCGCGCAGCTTCGCGACGCGCTCGTCGATCGGCAGATGCGACAGCTCCTTATACGTCGGGTGCGTGATGAACGGATGCAGCGAGCTCTGCAATCCCATCAGGATTCCGGTCGGGCGGCCGGGAATCTGCGGCACCAGATACGCGCCGCCCGCGTTGAACTTGCGCACGCGATCGAGCACGTTGCGGTAGCCCTGCGGATTCTGATCGACCTGCGCCATCGCGAACGTGATTGGAAGTCCAGTCTCGGTCGAGAACTTGACCATCCATTCCATCGTCGCATCGGGGCCGACCATGTCCGATGCCATCTCGAATACGCCGTGACCGGCCTCGCCCATCGCGCGCCCGATGCCGAGCAGCTCGGCCTCGCTCGCGAAGGTTCCCGGCACGAGCTCTTTGTTCTTCGCGCGATGCAGCATCGTGCGCGAGGTCGTGAAGCCGAGCGCACCGGCGCGCAGCGAATCGCGCACGATCGCCGCCATCTTCGCGATATCGTCGGTCGTCGCTTCTTCGTTGCGCGCGCCGCGCTCGCCCATCACGTATGCGCGCACCGAGCCGTGCGGCACCTGCGCGCCGACATCGAGCACGCGCTTCATCTTCTCGAGCGCGTTGAGGTATTCGGGGAACGACTCCCACTGCCACTTGATGCCTTCGGCGAGTGCGGCGCCGGGGATGTCCTCGACGCCTTCCATCAGGCCGATGAGGAACTCTTCCTTGCCGCGCTCGACGGGAGCGAAGCCCACACCGCAGTTGCCCATCACGATCGTCGTCACGCCGTGCCATGACGAGGGACTTAGATAAGGATCCCACGTCACCTGTCCGTCGTAGTGGGTGTGGATATCGACCCATCCGGGAGTGACAAGCAGTCCACTCGCGTCGATCTCGCGGCGGCCTGCGCCAGCTTTGCCGCCCGCGCTCGTGATACGTCCGTTATCGATTGCGACGTCGCCATTCTTGGCGGCGGCGCCGGTTCCGTCGACGATACGTCCGTTTCGAATTACCAGGTCATGCATGGTCGCGCTCCTCTCTTGAGCTTCGCGCCGTGACAGTTTCGCTTCAGGCGGCTTGCGCCTTCAGCCCGTTGAGCTTCTTGATTTCCGGCATCACCTCGGCCGCGAACAGACGGAGGCTGCGCTCGGCGTCTTCGATCGGCATCCCGGCGTAGCTGAAAACGCCCGTGTAATGATCGGCGCCGACCTTCTGCCGAATCTCATCGATCTTGTTGATGCAGTCCTCGGGCGTGCCCCACACCTGCAGGCTCAGGAAATAATCGATGGACGCATCCTTTGATCCCGGCGCGGCAAGGTTCTTCGCCATCTGCTCGTAATATTCGTAGCCCTTCGCCTTGCCGAAATGATCCGCCGCCATCTCGTAGTGGCGCAGCGCGGTCTGCCAGTAGCCGCCGATATACTTCACCGCCATCTCGTGCGCGCGGTCGCGGCTCTTGTCGACGAAAGTCCATCCCGCCGCGATCGTCGGTAGCGGCTCGCCGCCGTTCACCTGGCGATAGATGGTGCGATATTCGTTGAGTTCCTGCGCGACGGCCTCCCACGGCTTCTGCGGAATGATCAGAATGCCGATGCCGAGCTTCGCCATGATGCGCGAGGACTCGGGCGACACCGCGGCGGCATAGGTGCGGCCCTTGAACGACTTGAACGGCTTGGGCCGGATGTCGCGGCGCGGCTGCTGGAAGTGCTTGCCGTTGTGCTCGATGTAGCCCTTCTCGAGACCGTCGATGATCATCTCGGCGGCTTCGATGAAACGCTCGCGCGATTCGCCGAGCGGCACCCGGAATCCTTCGAACTCGATCCGCGCGAGACCGCGGCCGAAGCCGATTATCATGCGGCCGTTCGACTGATGATCGATAACCGAGATTTGCTCAGCCACGCGGATCGGATCGTGCCACGGCAGCACTACCACCATCGAGCCAAGCTGAATATTCTTGGTGCGGCCCGCGTAATACGACAGGAACTGCAGCACGTCGGGGCACATCGTGTAGTCGTCGAAATGATGCTCGACGCTCCAGATCGAATCGAAGCCCAGTGGCTCGTAGAGGTCGCCGATCCTGAGGTCGTCTTTGTAGACGTCGTAATCCGAACGAGCGTTTAGAGGGTTCTGGAAAATAACTGCGCCGCCTACCTTCATGCGATGGACCTCCGTCCGAGAGGGATTCCCTTAATGGCGAGAGCCGCGGGATTTAATTGAACGATCGGTCAATTTCGTAACATGGCCCGGCGGTTTTTGTAAAGGCGAGGCATAAGCCGTTCTGATAAAATACCCGCAATGATCGAGGCGGTTCTGTGGGACAACGACGGCGTGTTAGTCGATACCGAGCGGCTCTACTTTCGCGCCACGCGCGAGACGCTGGCCTTGGCCGGCGCTGAGCTCACGCGCGAGCATTTCATCGAATACATCATGCGGCGCGGGCAGAGCGTGTGGGAGGGATTGCTGCCGCATCTCGATGCGGCCGAGAT
Encoded proteins:
- a CDS encoding DUF748 domain-containing protein — encoded protein: MASPQVTPAAQESAKIARPPRSLASRIALWFLVFFVSIAGTLFVVSFFLDGYIRPRIAARMNSSLKGYHLTLGHAHIQLLNLRLTLSNMVITQDAYPTPPVADFPRIVFRIHWRELLTRHVVANVGIWNPNIHVLHAQAAAEVHNKTPLKQQGWQDALQNAYPFKINRLVIHDGDVTYRDSPKDKPLHLAHINFVTDNIRNIEAPNDTYPSTFSGKMQVFDRGELNLDGKLNYLMKPFPGMRAQYDVSDVPLRALKPATERINLVLNGGEFSSRGSVEYSPFVTNVDTKLAAIDRANITYVHKRATERAEENRVTTAGNAVEKENNRRAVNIKLDEVAIRQSHLVFDNEAASPAYSLYLDNTNLTITNLNNHANQGLSHVNLTGSFMGNGATRIDGTLVAAGGGPEFNTNLQVLNADLTSLNPVLQATNRVDVASGHLTVYAQLGVKNDQMTGYVKPMFSDVKVYDYQKDKGRPVLQQAKEMAIGAAAHILKNHSTEKVATRVDLTGTLKNPNTDDWQAFVEVLKNAFIQAILPGFDREVSASGGKAPAASPNR
- a CDS encoding amidohydrolase family protein → MHDLVIRNGRIVDGTGAAAKNGDVAIDNGRITSAGGKAGAGRREIDASGLLVTPGWVDIHTHYDGQVTWDPYLSPSSWHGVTTIVMGNCGVGFAPVERGKEEFLIGLMEGVEDIPGAALAEGIKWQWESFPEYLNALEKMKRVLDVGAQVPHGSVRAYVMGERGARNEEATTDDIAKMAAIVRDSLRAGALGFTTSRTMLHRAKNKELVPGTFASEAELLGIGRAMGEAGHGVFEMASDMVGPDATMEWMVKFSTETGLPITFAMAQVDQNPQGYRNVLDRVRKFNAGGAYLVPQIPGRPTGILMGLQSSLHPFITHPTYKELSHLPIDERVAKLRDPAIKARILSEAPGSGDRMAIYFMTNWFKYFALGDPPNYEPAREDSIGARAERMGKSAADLCYDMMLERDGRELLYMPFANYSEYNFDALREMLLDPVTALGLSDGGAHCGAICDASMPTYMLTHWARDRSRGERLPVEFAVKRQTTDTAKFYGLRDRGALTPGMKADVNVIDFDNLTLHPPKMIFDLPAGGKRLVQEVDGYKYTVQTGEVTWENGKATGAMPGRLIRGPQSAPTA
- a CDS encoding LLM class flavin-dependent oxidoreductase, with the protein product MKVGGAVIFQNPLNARSDYDVYKDDLRIGDLYEPLGFDSIWSVEHHFDDYTMCPDVLQFLSYYAGRTKNIQLGSMVVVLPWHDPIRVAEQISVIDHQSNGRMIIGFGRGLARIEFEGFRVPLGESRERFIEAAEMIIDGLEKGYIEHNGKHFQQPRRDIRPKPFKSFKGRTYAAAVSPESSRIMAKLGIGILIIPQKPWEAVAQELNEYRTIYRQVNGGEPLPTIAAGWTFVDKSRDRAHEMAVKYIGGYWQTALRHYEMAADHFGKAKGYEYYEQMAKNLAAPGSKDASIDYFLSLQVWGTPEDCINKIDEIRQKVGADHYTGVFSYAGMPIEDAERSLRLFAAEVMPEIKKLNGLKAQAA